TCTGCGCGAAGGCGGCCTCGCCCTCGTCGGCCTCGGCCACGACCCCTGGCACGAACCCCGCCGCTTCCTGCGTCAACCGCGCTACGACGCCATGGAGGCGTGCCTGGACCGCACGGGCCCCGCCGGCCGCGCCATGATGTGCACCTCCGCCTCCGTGCAGGTGTGCCTGGACGCCGGCCACGAGGAGCCCGGGCCGCTCGGCCTGGTACGGCGCTGGTGGCTGGCCCACCATCTGGGCGCGGTCCTGGTGGCCGTGTTCGCCAACTCCCCGCTCGCCGAGCACCGGCCGACCGGCTGGCTGTCCACCCGGCAGCTGATGTGGACCCGGATCGGCGCCGGCCGGGCGGGCGGACCGCGGCTGGACGCCGACCCGCGCGGCGCCTGGGCCCGGCACGTGCTGGACTCCCCCGTGATGTGCGTACGGCGGGACGACGCCCCCTGGGACGTCCCCGAGGGCCTCACGTTCCGGGACTGGATCCGTACGGGCACGCCCCGGCCGCCCACCCGGGAGGATCTCGACTACCACGTCACGACGCTGTTCCCGCCGGTCAGGCCGCGCGGCCATCTCGAACTGCGCATGATCGACGCGCAGCCCGGCGACGACGGCTGGATCGTGCCGCTCGCCGTGACGGCGGCGCTGTTCGACGACCCGGAGGCCGCCGAGACCGCCTACCGGGCCGTGAAGCCACTGGCCGAGCGGACGCTGGGGCTGCCCGCGCCGCACAACCCGCTGTGGCTCGACGCGGCCCGCGGCGGCCTGGCCGACGCGGAACTGCGCGAGGTGGCCGTCACGTGCTTCACGACCGCGCTGGACGCCCTGCCCCGGCTCGGCGCCGCCCCCGAGGTCATCGAGGCCGTCACGGCCTATCTGGACCGCTACGTCGTCCTGGGCCGCTGCCCCGCCGACGACCTGCTCGACCGACAGCGCGGCACGGACGGCCGCGCCCACGGGAAGGACTTCCGCCCATGACCGACACCGATCCCGCCGTCGACGCCCGGGCCGTCGACCCCGAGGTCCTCCGTGAGCGGGCGGTCGCCTCACTCGTCGTGGCCCGCGACCGCACCACCCTGCTGACGAGCTGCGTGGAGGAACCCGACCTGACCGCGCAGCACTCGCCGCTGATGTCGCCGCTGGTATGGGACCTGGCGCACATCGGCAACCAGGAGGAGCAATGGCTGCTGCGGGCCGTCGCCGGGCACGAGGCGATACGGCCCGAGATAGACGGCCTCTACGACGCCTTCGAGCACCCGCGTGCCGAGCGGCCGAAGCTGCCCCTGCTGTCGCCCGCCGCGGCCCGCACGTACGCGGCCGACGTACGCGGCAGGGCGCTGGACGTGCTGGAGCGGCACGCGTTCCACGGGACGCGGCTGACGGAGGCCGGCTTCGCCTTCGGGATGATCGCGCAGCACG
The Streptomyces tuirus genome window above contains:
- the egtA gene encoding ergothioneine biosynthesis glutamate--cysteine ligase EgtA, with protein sequence MSDSVSGCTRPRASLSEAEVEALVRGICFKTGPPRRLGVELEWLVHELRAPQLPVTPERLEAAYAAVRTVPLRSALTVEPGGQLELSSPPAASLTEVISTVSADLDAVRAVLREGGLALVGLGHDPWHEPRRFLRQPRYDAMEACLDRTGPAGRAMMCTSASVQVCLDAGHEEPGPLGLVRRWWLAHHLGAVLVAVFANSPLAEHRPTGWLSTRQLMWTRIGAGRAGGPRLDADPRGAWARHVLDSPVMCVRRDDAPWDVPEGLTFRDWIRTGTPRPPTREDLDYHVTTLFPPVRPRGHLELRMIDAQPGDDGWIVPLAVTAALFDDPEAAETAYRAVKPLAERTLGLPAPHNPLWLDAARGGLADAELREVAVTCFTTALDALPRLGAAPEVIEAVTAYLDRYVVLGRCPADDLLDRQRGTDGRAHGKDFRP